agcaacaacaacaacaacaacaacaacaacaacaacaacaacaacaacaacagcaacattaacaacaagaacaacagcaacattaacaccaacaacaacagcaatagcaatagcaacaacaacaacaacaacaaaaacaacaacgatgacgacgacgacgacgacgacgacgacgacgacgacaacaacaacaacaacaacaacaacaacaaggacaacaacaacgacaacaacaagagcaacaacaacaacaacaacaacaacaacaacaacaacaataacgaaaacaacaacgacaacaacaacaacatcacctacaccaccaccaccaccaccaccaccaccaacaacaacaacgacaacgataacgacaacgacaacgacaacgacaacgacaacgacaacgacaacgacaacgacgacaacgacaacgacaacgacaacaacgacaacaacgacaacgacaacaacaacaacaacaacaacaagaacaagaacaacaacaacaacaacaacaacaacaacaacgacgacgacgacaatgacgacgacaacgacaacaacgacaacgacaacgacgacgacgacgccgacgacgacgacgatgacgacgtcgaaaacgacgacgacgacgacaacgacaccaccaccacaaccatatacaccaccaccacccccaccaccaccacccccaccaccaccaccaccaccaacaacaacaacaacaacaacaacaaccgacaacgacaacgacaacgacaacgacaacgacaacgacaacaacaaccacaacaacaacaacaacaacaacaacaacaacaacaacaacaacaacgccaacaacaagagcaacaacaacaacaacaacaacaacaacaacaacaacaaaaacaacaacaacaacacaaacaccaccaccaccaccaccaccaccaccaccaccaacagcaacaacaacaacaacaacagccaacgacgacgacgacaacgacgacaacgacaacgacaacgacaacaaccgcaacaacaacaatatcaacaacagcaacaagaacaacaacaacaacaacaacaacaacaacaacaacaacaacaacaacaacaacaacaacagcaacagcaacaacaacaacaacaacaacaccaccaacaacaacaataacacctccacaaccacaaccacaaccaccaccaccaccaccaccaccaccaccaacaacaacaacaagaacgacgacgacgacgacgacgatgacgatgatgacgaggacgaggacgacgacgaccacaacaacaacaacgacaacaacaacaacaatgacgacaacaacaacaacaacaaccacaacaacaacaacaacgacaacaacaagagcaacaacaacaacaacaacaacaaaaacaacaacaacaactccaacaccaccaccaccatcaccaccaccaccaccaccaccaccaccaccaccaccacgacgacgacgacgacgacgacgacgtcgatgacgacgacaacaacaacaacaaaaacaacgacaacaacaacaactactactactactactacaacggcaacgacaacgacaacgacgatgacgacgatgacaacaccaccaccacaaccacatacaccaccaccacccccaccaccaccaccaccaccaccaccaccaacaacaacaacaaccgacaacgacaacgacaacgacaacgacagcgacagtgacaacgacaacgacaactacaatgacaacgaaaacgacaacgataac
This genomic stretch from Hordeum vulgare subsp. vulgare chromosome 6H, MorexV3_pseudomolecules_assembly, whole genome shotgun sequence harbors:
- the LOC123406372 gene encoding probable serine/threonine-protein kinase dyrk1, which produces NNNNNNNNNNNNNNNNNNNNNNNNNNDNNKSNNNNNNNNNNNNNNNNNNNNNNNNNNNNNNNNNDNNKSNNNNNNNNNNNNNNNNSNNNNNNNNNRQRQRQRQRQRQRQQQPQQQQQQQQQQQQQQQRQQQEQQQQQQQQQQQQQKQQQQQQQQYQQQQQEQQQQQQQQQQQQQQQQQQQQQQQQQQQQQHHQQNNNNHNNN